TAGGGCCATCTCAATCTGGTATTACTAACAGCTCTCCAGGTTCAGCCCAACATCCAGATATCTTGGATGCATCAGTAACAACTCGTTCAATGCCAACTGTTGATGAAGGATCGACGTCATCTCGATGGAAACATGGGAATAATTTACTACCATATCTATATGCCTCCGAGAAAAATGGCAGATTTTTTTCTAACGAAATGATTCCTGGGGAATCTTCGTCAGTTCCAGTGCAAAATCTCTCATCTATCATGACAAAAATGCTGAAAAGTCCAGTTGCCTCTACTTCCAGGATTGCTCAACCAGAGCAGCGCAGCAGCAACACAAAAAACTGTAGGTTCCAGGGATGTGGAAAAGGAGCCAGAGGTGCTTCTGGACTATGCATAGCCCATGGCGGTGGGCGCAGGTGCCAGAGACCTGGTTGTCACAAGGGAGCTGAGGGCAGGACCATCTACTGCAAAGCCCATGGAGGTGGCCACCGATGCCAACACCTTGGCTGCACAAAGAGTGCTGAAGGCCGAACTGATTACTGCATTGCACATGGTGGTGGTCGCCGTTGCAGCCATGACGGCTGTACTCGAGCTGCGAGGGGAAAATCTGGTCTATGCATCAGGCATGGTGGAGGCAAGAGGTGCCGGAGGGAGAATTGCACCAAGAGTGCAGAAGGTCAATCTGGTCTATGCATCTCCCATGGGGGTGGCCGTCGCTGCCAATATCCACAATGCACCAAGGGTGCACAGGGCAGCACAATGTTTTGCAAGGCACATGGTGGAGGTAAGAGGTGTACATTTCCAGGCTGCACCAAGGGAGCTGAAGGAAGCACGCCCTTCTGTAAGGGGCATGGCGGAGGAAAGCGTTGCGCATTCCAGGGTGGTTGTTCAAAGAGTGTGCATGGTGGGACGCAGTTCTGTGTTGCCCATGGCGGGGGGAAGAGGTGTTCTGCACCAGAGTGCACTAAGAGTGCTAGAGGGCGGACTGATTTCTGTGTTCGTCATGGTGGGGGAAAGCGATGCAAGTTTGAGGGATGCGGGAAGAGTGCTCAGGGAAGCACTGATTTCTGCAAGGCACATGGGGGAGGTAAACGCTGCGCTTGGGGCCAGGCAGGGTCAGTTTTTGGTGCTGGTGGCCCCCCTTGTGATCGCCTTGCCAGAGGCAAAATCGGGCTCTGTGCTGCGCACACTGCCCAGGTTGAAGACCATCAAGTTCACAGCGGCCGCATATTGGGAGCAGCCGCCGCCCGGTTCCCAGCACCCAGCAAATCCGAGAAGATGAAAGAGGTCATTGTTGATCAAGATATGTTCTCCAAGATGGGAGCTGGCAGGGAAAGTCAACTGAGTTGGAGCAGGCTTGATCAGGAGACGCTGATGCATCCTGCGAACCCTCTCAATTCTGGGCTGATTTCTCTTCCAGAAGGTAGGGTGCATGGTGGGAGATTAATGGCAATGCTGTCTAGTAATGCAGGTCTCGGGAGCCACTCTGGAAGCCAAGTTGAGGGTGGTAATTCCGAGCAGGGTGTACCATCTACTTCTGTCCCCAACTGGCTGTAAAGACAAAGCAGTGAGATCCCTCTGTTCACTCTGTTGCCCTGTTTGATTTGGTTCTGGCATATACTGTATGTTCTGCTCCCTCTGCTTGGCTTTTTTGCTTCTTCGCAAGTGATTCGTGTGAAAATGAGGAAATCAAGCTTTTCTCATTCATTGGTTGTATTGGCTAGGAGTTGTCTGCGATTCAGTTGATGCCCCCTTTGTGAGATAAATAACGGGGAAAGATAGCTTGGACAAAGTTTTTAAGGTGTTTAGTGTAGCGATCAAAATTAGTGTTTTAGACGTCGGTGCTGGATTGACagttttcttcttcacaaatTGTATATGCATCTCTGTGGATACATAGTCAACTGTTCAGGTGCTTCATGTaaaaacatattaaaataataaaattgttaTTGTATTGTGTATGACTTATCTTTGACATGATATATTTTGTGactcttatttttttaacatgTAAACTAGATTATCACTAAATTGCAGTATTTCTTCCGCAGCATAGGAATTTAGCATCAAGTCCTTCAGGAGTAATAAGGTATTGAAACTTTACATCCCGTTCAGGACAGTTTTCTGGCTACTTGTTGGGAAGGCAGTAATTCACTGCAGCAGCATGGGGACTCCAATGAAATGCAACTCCACGGTATTTCAAAGTTTGAACATTCTGCTCATATATCCGTTTGTTTGTCTATGGAAATATCACTATTGTGCAGCTCCCTTGTCAATTTATAGGAACCTCTTACCATTTACATGACTTTTTGCTGCTGGCTGACAATATGAGAGTAGCACAAGTGATCAGCATTTGGAGACATGTCCTGCTACAAATTGCCCGAGTTTTCCTGTTTGATTGCACAAAACACCACCCAGACCTACCGAGGACCATGGATACGGCGTAATCCAAACAGATGGCATAAATGGGGAAGGGTCGAGAAATTATTGCCTGCACTGCATGCATGGCTATGATGGCCGTTGTTTCCAATGGGTGTCATTCAT
This is a stretch of genomic DNA from Phoenix dactylifera cultivar Barhee BC4 chromosome 9, palm_55x_up_171113_PBpolish2nd_filt_p, whole genome shotgun sequence. It encodes these proteins:
- the LOC103710723 gene encoding uncharacterized protein LOC103710723 gives rise to the protein MDDRFGLSGSAVTGSCINSSICWSRVGSGAEDHADTTLCLNSPGTSSLYFNLKGKKRKWDDINGTEVLKNASLSLSLGCSTSFSDSSKRSSATACMMFSPKENDDESSMDLGLGFLHLNLGNENAPSPKKPAIATPKEPKRDLQLSLSVGPSQSGITNSSPGSAQHPDILDASVTTRSMPTVDEGSTSSRWKHGNNLLPYLYASEKNGRFFSNEMIPGESSSVPVQNLSSIMTKMLKSPVASTSRIAQPEQRSSNTKNCRFQGCGKGARGASGLCIAHGGGRRCQRPGCHKGAEGRTIYCKAHGGGHRCQHLGCTKSAEGRTDYCIAHGGGRRCSHDGCTRAARGKSGLCIRHGGGKRCRRENCTKSAEGQSGLCISHGGGRRCQYPQCTKGAQGSTMFCKAHGGGKRCTFPGCTKGAEGSTPFCKGHGGGKRCAFQGGCSKSVHGGTQFCVAHGGGKRCSAPECTKSARGRTDFCVRHGGGKRCKFEGCGKSAQGSTDFCKAHGGGKRCAWGQAGSVFGAGGPPCDRLARGKIGLCAAHTAQVEDHQVHSGRILGAAAARFPAPSKSEKMKEVIVDQDMFSKMGAGRESQLSWSRLDQETLMHPANPLNSGLISLPEGRVHGGRLMAMLSSNAGLGSHSGSQVEGGNSEQGVPSTSVPNWL